Below is a window of Planctomycetes bacterium MalM25 DNA.
CGGCACCTGTCGGGCGGAGCCGCCCCCGACGGGAACCTGTCGCTCAGCGCCGAAGGGTCGATCGGTTTCTGGCTGAAGACCGACACCCCCGGGCTCACGGTGCAGATCGCTGTCGACGACCCGGGTTCGGCCGACCGGGGCGAGCTGAAGAACGTCATCGCCGACGGCGAGTGGCGGCTCTACGAATGGGACCTCGACGACGACAGCCAATGGTCGGGCTGGGTATCGGGCGATGGGGTCATCACTGGGCCGATGCTCACGATCGATTCGATCTTCCTCTACGGCTCCGGGGACGCCGAGGTCTACCTCGACACGGTCGCCCACAACCCCAGCGGCAGTCTCCTCGCCCCGGCCCTGCCCGGTGACTACGACTCCGATGGCGACATCGATGCCGACGACTACGGCGTCTGGCGGGCGAGCTACGGCGAGGCGGGCGAAGGCCTCGCCGCCGATGGCAACGCGGACGGGGTCGTCGATGCGGCGGACTTCACGGTCTGGCGCGACGCCGCCGCGAACGCCGCCGCTTCGCGAGCCGTGCCCGAGCCGACCTCGCTCGGCCTCTTCTTCCTCGCGGCGCTCTGCCGCCACGCCGGGCGTCGCTAGCCTTCGCGGCGACGGCGCCCCCGCAGCGGGCGCCTGCCCGTCGAATGGGCTGAGCATGCATGCGGTCGAGGCATCCCCCGAGCAGGTGGCCCGACCGAGCGGGACTTTAAGGAATCTTCGCATTTCCTAAACCCCTTATTTGCATAGGGTTGCATCGCCCTGCAGGGAACGTCTTGGACGTATTGGCACGCCGAGTGCTGAGAGGGGCGTGCGTGGCCGCACGTGCCGGCCAATCGCACTCGCCGACGTAGGTGGAACTCGACAGGCGTCGGGCGATCTGCGCAAGACCGATTTACCTTCTGTGGATTTGATGAGGAAACCCATGTCGCTCGTTCTCGAACGGCGCAATTGGGCAGTCATGCTGCTCGCTCTGTGCGCCACCCTGGCCGGACCAGCCGGCTACGCGATCGCCCAAGAAGAGGGCGGCGAAGAAACCGCCGCCGCCGAAACCGAGGCCGCGGAAGAGCCCGCTGCTGAAGAACCGGCCGCTGAAGAGCCCGCCGAGGAAGAAGCTCCCGCTGAGGAAACAGCCGAGGCTTGGGAAGGCGGAGTCGGCTACGCCTTCGACAACGCGGTGCTGTTCCTCTGTGCTGTCCTCGTGTTCTTCATGCAAGCCGGCTTCGCGATGGTCGAATCGGGCTTCAACTCGTCGAAGAACGCGGTGAACATCCTGTTCAAGAACTCGATGGACATCTGCGTTGGCGTCCTGCTGTTCTTCCTAATCGGATTCGGGTTGATGTACCCGACTCTCTACGAGAAAGAGGGGGGCTGGGACGACGTCAGTGGCTACCTCGCATTCGGCGGAGTTGGTCTCGAGAACTACGTGCCCGCCGACGGCCGCACGTTCTCGCCCGAAGTGGATTGGCTCTTCCAAGCCGTCTTCGCCGCGACTGCCGCGACGATTGTCTCGGGAGCCGTTGCTGGGCGTATGAAGGTCTCGGGCTACTTGATCTACAGTGCTATCTTGACCGGCTTGGTTTACCCCATCAGCGGATACTGGAAGTGGGGTGGCGGTTGGCTCATGCAGTTCGGTGAGCTGGTTGATGGTGAGTACGCAATGGGCTTCCAGGACTTCGCCGGCTCGGCGGTGGTTCACGGCCTCGGTGGCTTCGCCGGTCTTGCCGGCGCCATCGTGCTCGGACCGCGGATCGGCCGCTACGTCGATGGCAAGAGCGTCCCGATGCCCGGGCACAACATCCCGCTCGCCGGCCTCGGTGTGTTCATCCTTTGGTTCGGTTGGTACGGGTTCAACCCGGGCAGCTACCTCTCCTTCGCCAACACGGCGGATATCGATGGCACCATGCACTGCGCCGTCACCACCACGCTAGCGGCCGGCGCCGGCGGCATCGTGGCGACGCTCGTCAGCTGGGTCATGTTCGGCAAGCCGGACCTCTCGATGGGTCTCAACGGCATCCTCGCCGGCCTAGTCAGCATCACGGCCTGCTGTGACTGCATGAGCAACATGCAGGCGATCCTCGTCGGCGGTGTCGGTGGCGTGCTGGTCATCGCGGGCATCATGCTGCTCGACAAGCTCAACATCGACGACCCGGTCGGCGCCTGGCCCGTCCACGGCCTCTGCGGCATCTGGGGCTGCCTGGCGATCGGCATCCTGCCCAACGATTACCTCAAAGACGGAACGACGACGTTCGCCATCCAGGCCTGCGGCGCCCTCTCCATCTGTGCCTGGGGCTTCGTGACGATGTTCGTCCTGTTCAGTGTGCTGAAGTCGATGGACCTGCTCCGGGTTTCGCCCGAGGAAGAGCAGCAGGGTCTGGACATCAGCGAGCACGGCATGGCCGCCTACACGCACTGATCCCGACGCGGACTCCGCTCTAGGAAGGAGCGGGCGACGAGGCCGCCACGGAGGGCGGCCGGAACGACTGCGAAAGACACGCCGCGAAGGGACTTCCGGTGTGACGCGTTCAGGGAGTTGGTCTCGGCCCGGGGCGGTTACCGCCTGGTCGCCTCGGGCCGGGGCTTTTCCCTAGACGCTTACTGAACCAACCGATCGCTTCCGACCCGGCGGAGTTACCGCCTGGCTCCGCCGGGCTCGGGAGCGTGTTTGAGACCGCGGTGGGAAGGGGAAAGCCCTTGCCGCCCCCAACGAACCAACCAGCGCCCCTGGGGCGGGAGCGAGTTACCGCCTGGCTCGCTCTCGTCCGGGGGTGTTTTTGTTTTGCAGGCCGCGTGGCAAGGACCACGCCCCTAAGCCAGAAGGACGCCCCGCATGGCTTGGGCGGGCTCTCCGCCTAGACCCGCTCAAGCCGGGGTGTCCCTGGAAAAGTGTTAGGTGCTAGAGGGCAGAGGATCGAGGGTAGGGGGGTCTGGGGCGGCGCCGGTTTCAGGGAGGCGGCCCCATCGACTATGATGCTTGGCCCTAGATCGACGGGTGGCTTAGTTCTGCCATCTCTCATCTGCCAACTATCATCTGCCCTATGAAGCTGATCATCGCCATCATCCAGCCCAGCAAGCTGGAGGACGTGAAGTCCGCCCTGGCGGAAGTGGAGGTCGTCCGACTGACGATCCTCGACGTGCAGGGCTTCGGTCGCCAGAAGGGCCAGACCGAGCAGTACCGGGGCGCCGACATCTCGGTCAGCCTGCTCCGCAAGGTCCAGCTCCAGATCGCCGTGAACGAGGAGTTCGTCGAGCCGACGATCAACGCCATCATCCAGGGCGGACGCTCGGGCGACTCGGGCGAGATCGGCGACGGCAAGATCTTCGTCCTCCCAATGGACGACTGCGTCCGGATCCGTACCGGCGAACGAGGCGACGAGGCGATTTAGGTTGAGCCGCCAGCTTTCTGCGGTCAGCGATCAGCCGCCGGAAAGTTGCTCGTGCTGATCGCTGCAAGCCGGCCGCCCCCTCATGTCTGCTCCCCGCCAGACCAAGTCGTTCTTGATGCACAAGCTGCGGGAGATCGGCGTGGAGCCGAACTCGCGGCACGGGCAGAACTTCCTGATCGACCTGAACCTGATTCAGATGATCGCCGACTCGGCCGAGCTCGGGCCGCGCGACGTGGCCCTGGAGATCGGCACGGGGACCGGCTCGCTCACCACGCTGATCGCGCAGCAGGCGAGCAGCGTGGTCACCGTCGAGATCGACGCCAACCTCTTCGAGCTCGCCAGCGAGCACCTGCTGCACCACGACAACGTGATCCAGCTCCGCTGCGACGCGCTGCGCAACAAGAACACCTTCTCCGACGAGGTCCTACAGACCGTCGGCTCCGCGCTACGGGGCACGCCCGACTCGCGGCTGAAGCTGGTCGCCAACCTGCCGTACAACGTCGCCACGCCGATCCTGTCGAACCTGCTGATGTGCGAGCACACGCCGCACACGATGGTCGCGACCATCCAGAAGGAGCTGGCCGACCGGATCGTCGCCAAGCCGTGGAGCAAGGACTACGGGGCGTTGAGCGTCTGGATGCAGAGCCAAGCGGACACGGAGGTCGTGCGGGTCATGTCGCCCAAGGTCTTCTGGCCGCCCCCCAAGGTCGAGTCGGCGATTGTGAAGATCGTCGTCAATCCGGAGAAGCGGGCCGCTATCCCCGACCTCAAGTACTTCCAGCAACTGATCCGCGCCCTCTTCCTGCACCGCCGCAAGTTCCTGCGGGCGAACGTCGCCTCGGCGATGAAGCGGCACCTGAGCAAGGAACAGATCGATGCGGTCATCGACCAGATGGGCTTCGCGCCCGATACGCGGACCGAACAGCTCGACATCGAGACGCTGCTCGCCTTCACCGAGCGGATCCGCCAACTCGCGCCCGATTGGTCGCTCTGAGCGAGAGATACGGGCGTCCACACTGGGCGGGGCAGGGCGGGGCGGTTAGCCTGATCACCAGAGCGGGTGAGGTCCCGCGCCCCAACTTCTGCCGGAGAGATTTAAGATGCCGTTCATCGAGATGAGCGGGCGCACGCTCGACAAGCTGCTGGTCGAAGACGAGTTGCACCACGACGATCTGGTCGCCGCCGGTGTCGGCGAGGGGACCATTGTCCGCGTCAACCGCGAGGGGGACATCGAGGTCCGCCGGCCGGCGGGCTGGGAAGTCGTTGGCGGCCTGTTGGGCGACTTCGAGGAGCGGATCAAGGCGGAAACCGGACTCGATTGGGCTGACTGACCGCCCCAATCGCCCCAGGCGGCAGGTTGGGGCCCCGCGGAAAGTGAGCCCCGAGCCGGCACGGCCGCGAACCGCCGGCGTCTAGCGGGTATCTTTAGGTGTCCCACCGACCCCCGCCCGGCCCCGATTCACGGCCCGCCATGACGCGCACCGCGACCATCCACCGCCAGACCCGCGAGACCGACATCCGGCTGGAGGTCGATCTCGACGGCTCCGGGAAGTCCGATCTCGATACCGGGGTCGGCTTCCTCGACCACATGCTCGAGCTGCTGACGAAGCACGCCTGCCTCGACCTGACGGTCAAGGCCGACGGCGACCTGCAAGTCGATCAGCACCACACGGTCGAAGACATCGGCATCTGCCTGGGCCAGGCGGTCCGCGAGGCGCTGGGCGATAAGGCGGGCATCCGACGCTACGGCTCGATGACCCTGCCCATGGACGAGACGCTCGTCACCGCGGCGGTCGATCTCGGCGGTCGCTACGCCTTCGAGTGGCGCGTCGAGATCCCAACCGAGAAGATCGGGCAGTTCGACAGCGAGCTGGTCGAGCACTTCTGGCAATCTTTCGCCGCCAACGCGCTGGCGAACGTCCACGTGCTGGCCCACTACGGGCGCAACAGCCACCACCTCGCCGAGGCGGTCTTCAAGGCGTGCGGCCGGGCGATCCGCGCCGCCACCGAGTCCGATCCACGCATGGTGGGGGCGCCCAGCACCAAGGGTTCGCTGTAGCGAACGACGCCACACGCCCCGCCGCGGGCGCTATAATGAGCCGTTGCTGCGATTCACCTTCCTCCGAGCGACCACGACGATGGCTTTGAACCGGGCGGTTCTCATTGGCTTGCTCTTGCTCCCCGGCGTCGCGGCGCCGGCGGGAGAGAGTGACGCCGATCCCCTTGCGGAGCTCCCGGTTGCGGCGGCCCCCGGCCAGCCGAAGTCGTGCTGCACGCTGCCGAGCCGCTTCGGCGCGATCCCGGTGGCGACCCGGCTCTCGGTCGAGCCGAGCGATGTGGGCGCGCGCGTGCTGGTCGACGGCGAGCTGTTCGCCGAGTACGTGACCAAGGCGGGGCGGCAGCCGATCGTCTGGCCCATCCGCAACGCTTCGGGCCAAGAGATGACCCGCAGCTGGCCCATGGGCCCAAAGCTCGCCGCGGAAGAAGAGGACCACCCGCACCACCAGTCGCTCTGGTTCTCGCACGGCGGTGTAAACGGGCACGACTTCTGGCATCAGGCCAAGGGCACGGGCGAGGGGCGTCCGCGGATCGTTCACAAGGAGTTTGTCCGCAGCCAGATCGACGCGGGCGACACGGTCGTCGTCGAGACCACAAACGATTGGACCGCCGCGGGTGAGAACGTCTTGGCCGACACCCGCACGCTCGTGTTCGGATTGCTCAACGGCGGGGGCGATTCCCCCTCGGCCCGCTACATCGACTTCACAATCACCCTGAAAGCCGAATACGGCCCGGCGACCTTCGCCGACACGAAGGAGGGCTCGTTCGCGGTCCGCGTGCCGGGCGCGATGAAGCTCGACGCCGGCTTAGGGGGCCAGATCCTCAACGACCGCGGCCAGGCCGACGCCGAGGCGTGGGGACACGCCGCCTCTTGGGTCGCCTACAGCGGGCCGCTGGCGGTCGCTCCCGAGGACGGAGAGGCTGCCCGCGGCGGGCTGGTCATGATGAGCCACCCCGAGTCGTTCCGCCCCCGCTGTCGCTGGCACGTCCGTGGCTACGGCCTCTTTGCCGCCAATCCATTCGGCGAGAGCGATTTCCCGGCGGATAGGCCCCGCCAGGGGACATACATTCTCGAGACGGGTGAATCGTTGACGCTCCGCTATCGCGTTGTGTTCTTCGAGGGGCCCGCCCTCTCGGCCGACTTTGCCGGGTGGTACGAGCAATTCGCGTTGAACTAGAATCGGATTGACCAGCTCACCGCGGGCTGGGACCTGGGCCGGGTCGCGGCTTGGGGGCGCCTCCTCAATACTTCCTCGTTTCCGAGTTGAGACACCACGATGTCGATCGATCGCCGTCTGTTTATGTCGGGAGCCGCCGCCGCCGGGGCTTCGTTGCTGAGCTCCCCGAGCTTGGCCGCCTCGAAGAGTGTGGCCGACCTCCGGATCGCAGTGGTGGGCGTGCGGGGGCGTGGTCGTGAGCACTTGATGGGGCTCGGCAAGAACGTTGTCGCGGTCTGTGACATCGACCGCGAAGTCCTCAACAAGCAGGCCCAACTGCACGGCGAGAAGACCGGCCGCACGCTGGCCAAGTACGTCGACTTCCGCGAGATGCTCCAGAAGGAAGACCTGGACGGCGTCTCCATCGCCACGCCCAACCACACGCACTGCCTCATCGGCATCGCGGCGCTCGAAGCGGGCAAGCACGTCTACACCGAGAAACCGATCTCGCACAACGTGTGGGAGGGCCGGCAACTCGTGGCCGCGGCGCGCAAGCACGACCGACTCGTCCAGTGCGGCACGCAATCGCGTTCCAGCCCGAGCCTCATGAAGGCGGTCGATTGGGTGCGTGGCGGGCAACTCGGCGCAGTGCAGTACGCGATCGGCACCTGCTACAAGCCGCGCAAGGCGATCGGCAAGCTCGATCAGCCACTCCGCATCCCCGACACCATCGACTACGACCTCTGGTGCGGCCCCGCCGAGATGCGGGACCTCTACCGCCCCCAGCTGCACTATGACTGGCACTGGGACACGAACACGGGCAACGGCGACATGGGCAACCAGGGCATCCACCAGATGGACATCGCCCGCTGGTTCCTCGGCGAAGAGGGCATGGCGCCCCGCACGATGAGCCTCGGCGGCCGCCTCGGCTACGACGACGCCGCCAACACGCCCAACACGCAGGTCGTCTACCACGACTACGCCGCCGCTCCGCTGATCTTCGAGACCCGCGGCCTGCCGCGCTCGAAGGCGGCCCAGAAACAGTGGGGCAGCCAGATGGATCGCTACCGCGGCTCGGGCATCGGCGTCATCGTCCAGTGCGAGGGGGGCCACGTCCTCATCCCCAGCTACACCGAAGCGATCGCCTACGATCGCACGGGCAAGCAGGTCGAGCACTGGCGGGGCGGCGGAGACCACTTCCGAAACTGGCTCGAAGCCATCGTGGCCGGCGATCGCTCGCTCCTCAACGGCGAGATCCAAGAGGGGCACGTCTCTAGTTCGCTCTGCCACATCGGCGGCGTGTCGCACGAGTTGGGCACGAAGATGACGGCCGACGAGATCGCCGAGTCGGTCGCCGCCGACCCGCTGCTGAGCGGCGCCTTCGACCGGATGGCGGCCCACTTGCGCGCCAACGACGTCGATATCGACAGCGAAACCGAGTCGCTGACTCTTGGGCCTTGGGTCGATGTCGACGCCGAGACCGAACGCTTCTCCGGCCCCGCCGGGGCCGAGAAACTGTTCCGACGTGAGGGCCGCGCCGAGTTCCGGGTCAGCGACCTGGGGGCGTAAACCCCAGCCGCTCGGCCTGCCGATCGGCTCTCCTATCCCCCGCGACGCGGCGTGCCGATTTTATTCGGCGCCGCGTTGGACGGGCGGGGTTGCATTAAGTGTCGCGGGTTGGGGCGAACCTCCCCGCGTCCGCCGAGCTTGATTCGGCGGCAGGAACCCTGGCACGAGGCACCCCCCATGATGAACTGCACTCCCCCTGCGCGCCGATCGCGACGTTCTCAACCGCTTGCTTACGCGTCGCTCCTCGCTTCGGCATTGGCGTCCGCCACCCACTCGCACGCCGCGGCGCCGGGGGTTCCTGCACTGGGCGGGAGCGCCGCGGGCTACGTCGAGTACGCAGTCGATTCCCTGCCGCAGCACTTCACGGGCCCGGGGATCTCCGCCTTCGATAACACGCCCATCGACAACGCAATCACCGACGCGGGCGCCGAGCTGGGCCGCGTCCTCTTTTACGATCCGCGGCTGAGTCACAACGACGGAACATCCTGCGCCAGCTGCCACACGCAGGCGACCGGCTTCACCGACTCGGAGCAGTTCAGCGAAGGCTTCGAGGGGGGCCTGACCGGGCGCCACTCGATGGGCCTCTCGAACGCGAGGTGGTACGAGAGCGGGCGGTTCTTCTGGGACGAGCGTGCCGCCACCCTCGAAGACCAGGTCCTCGGCCCGATCCAGGACGCGGTCGAGATGGGGTCCGACCTGACGCAGCTCGTCTCGGAGCTGAACGACACGGAGTACTACCCGGTCCTCTTCGAGCGAGCGTTCGGGGACTCGAACGTGACCTCCGACCGGATGGCCAAGGCGATGGCTCAGTTCGTGCGGTCGATGGCGAGTTACCAGTCCCCCTTCGACCGGGCGGTCGCCGCCGGCTCGGTCGCCTCGCCCAACTTCGCCGCGGTGGACGACATCGAGAACCCGACCGAGGTGACCGCGGGGCACGCTCTCTTCCAGCAGGAGTGTGCGGGCTGCCATCGCACGGTCGCCCAGGCCGCCAACGAGACGCACAACATCGGCCTGCCCCGGATCGACGCCGACGGCGACGGCGAACTCGACAGCGACGACGGCGCCGGGGATCAGCAGTTCAAGGTCCCCTCGCTGCGCAACATCGCCATGCGGGGACGCTTCATGCACGACGGGCGGTTCCAGACACTCGCCGAGGTGGTCGAGTTCTACTCCAGCGGCGTGACCAACAACGGCGACCGGCTGGGCGTCGGCCTCCGGGTGGGGGGCTTCGGCTTCAGCGAAACGGAGAAGGCTGCCCTGGTCGCGTTCCTCGAGAGCCTCACCGACGAGGAGTTCCTCATGTCGGAGCTGTTCAGCAATCCGTTGGTCGCGCTCGACGGTGACTACGACGGCAGCGGCGTGGTCGACGACGACGACCGGCTCGCCTGGGCGGCCCAATTCGGCCTCGGCGAGGAAGACGTCAGCGGACCCCTGATGGCCGATGGCAACGGCGACGGCGTCGTCGATGCGGCCGACTACTCGATCTGGCGAGACAACCTCGGCACCCGTTGGGACGACGCGGTGGCGGCCCTGGCGCAGGCCGTGCCGGAACCATCGACCTGGCTACTGGCGATGCTCGCGCTGGCCACGCCCCGTCGTCGTGCCCGGCGCGAACCGCTTGCTCTCTACTCGCCGAACTCTTCGGTGTAGTCGGCCATCGCCGCCTCGACGACGGTGATGGCGTGGTCGCGGCCGTAGGGGGCGTCGATCTTGACCTCGGCCGCCTCTTCGGGGGTGAGCGACTTGTAGATGCTGAAGTAGTGCCGCAGGCGATCGACCATCACCTTCGGAAGCTCGGAGATGTCGTTGACGCCGCTCCACATGGCGTCGTTCTCCAGGACGGCGATGATCTTGTCGTCCGCCTCTCCGTTGTCGAGCATCGGCAGCCCGCCCACAACGCGGGCGTTGACGATCGTCTCGGGGTTGGTGATCGGGCGCTCGCTGATGACGCAGATGTCGAGGGGGTCGCCGTCACCCGCTTGCGAGTCGGGCATCAACGACTGGACCCGTTTGCCGCAAAACGTCCGCGGGATGAACCCGTAAAGCGACGGCGCAAACGCTGACGTGCGGTTCGGGCGGTCGACCCGCAGGTAGCCGGTCTTCTTGTCCAGTTCGTACTTCACCCGGTCGAACGGGGTCAGCTCGATGTACGCGTGGACGATCTCCGGCGGCTTGGGGCCCAGGTCGAGCCCGTGCCAGGGGTGCGGTCGCCAGCGGAAGAAGGGCTGCGGGAAGCTCATAATGGGCTGATGGCTCTCGGCTTTCAGCGGATCGGCTTGGGAATGGTATGCGTGCACAAGCCGACGGCCGATGGCCGCGGCCTAGAGCCTGACCGCTCTACATCTCTTCTTCGTTGACGTAGGTCTCGAGGAAGCGGGTGAGCTTCTGGAAGTCGCTGTCTTGCTCGATATAACGGACCACCGTGACCAGGGTCTCGGGGTCGACCAGCTCCTCGAACGGCACGTAGAGCAGCTGCAGCTGGCCCTCGCAGCTGACCATCACGCCGTTGTGGCCGTTCTCGACCAGCGCGCGGTAGGCGCCGACGCCCAACTGACTGCCGAGCATCACGTC
It encodes the following:
- the nrgA gene encoding Ammonium transporter NrgA, with amino-acid sequence MSLVLERRNWAVMLLALCATLAGPAGYAIAQEEGGEETAAAETEAAEEPAAEEPAAEEPAEEEAPAEETAEAWEGGVGYAFDNAVLFLCAVLVFFMQAGFAMVESGFNSSKNAVNILFKNSMDICVGVLLFFLIGFGLMYPTLYEKEGGWDDVSGYLAFGGVGLENYVPADGRTFSPEVDWLFQAVFAATAATIVSGAVAGRMKVSGYLIYSAILTGLVYPISGYWKWGGGWLMQFGELVDGEYAMGFQDFAGSAVVHGLGGFAGLAGAIVLGPRIGRYVDGKSVPMPGHNIPLAGLGVFILWFGWYGFNPGSYLSFANTADIDGTMHCAVTTTLAAGAGGIVATLVSWVMFGKPDLSMGLNGILAGLVSITACCDCMSNMQAILVGGVGGVLVIAGIMLLDKLNIDDPVGAWPVHGLCGIWGCLAIGILPNDYLKDGTTTFAIQACGALSICAWGFVTMFVLFSVLKSMDLLRVSPEEEQQGLDISEHGMAAYTH
- the rsmA gene encoding Ribosomal RNA adenine dimethylase is translated as MHKLREIGVEPNSRHGQNFLIDLNLIQMIADSAELGPRDVALEIGTGTGSLTTLIAQQASSVVTVEIDANLFELASEHLLHHDNVIQLRCDALRNKNTFSDEVLQTVGSALRGTPDSRLKLVANLPYNVATPILSNLLMCEHTPHTMVATIQKELADRIVAKPWSKDYGALSVWMQSQADTEVVRVMSPKVFWPPPKVESAIVKIVVNPEKRAAIPDLKYFQQLIRALFLHRRKFLRANVASAMKRHLSKEQIDAVIDQMGFAPDTRTEQLDIETLLAFTERIRQLAPDWSL
- the ligC_4 gene encoding 4-carboxy-2-hydroxymuconate-6-semialdehyde dehydrogenase codes for the protein MSIDRRLFMSGAAAAGASLLSSPSLAASKSVADLRIAVVGVRGRGREHLMGLGKNVVAVCDIDREVLNKQAQLHGEKTGRTLAKYVDFREMLQKEDLDGVSIATPNHTHCLIGIAALEAGKHVYTEKPISHNVWEGRQLVAAARKHDRLVQCGTQSRSSPSLMKAVDWVRGGQLGAVQYAIGTCYKPRKAIGKLDQPLRIPDTIDYDLWCGPAEMRDLYRPQLHYDWHWDTNTGNGDMGNQGIHQMDIARWFLGEEGMAPRTMSLGGRLGYDDAANTPNTQVVYHDYAAAPLIFETRGLPRSKAAQKQWGSQMDRYRGSGIGVIVQCEGGHVLIPSYTEAIAYDRTGKQVEHWRGGGDHFRNWLEAIVAGDRSLLNGEIQEGHVSSSLCHIGGVSHELGTKMTADEIAESVAADPLLSGAFDRMAAHLRANDVDIDSETESLTLGPWVDVDAETERFSGPAGAEKLFRREGRAEFRVSDLGA
- the ppa gene encoding Inorganic pyrophosphatase, which produces MSFPQPFFRWRPHPWHGLDLGPKPPEIVHAYIELTPFDRVKYELDKKTGYLRVDRPNRTSAFAPSLYGFIPRTFCGKRVQSLMPDSQAGDGDPLDICVISERPITNPETIVNARVVGGLPMLDNGEADDKIIAVLENDAMWSGVNDISELPKVMVDRLRHYFSIYKSLTPEEAAEVKIDAPYGRDHAITVVEAAMADYTEEFGE
- the ccp_3 gene encoding Cytochrome c551 peroxidase precursor encodes the protein MMNCTPPARRSRRSQPLAYASLLASALASATHSHAAAPGVPALGGSAAGYVEYAVDSLPQHFTGPGISAFDNTPIDNAITDAGAELGRVLFYDPRLSHNDGTSCASCHTQATGFTDSEQFSEGFEGGLTGRHSMGLSNARWYESGRFFWDERAATLEDQVLGPIQDAVEMGSDLTQLVSELNDTEYYPVLFERAFGDSNVTSDRMAKAMAQFVRSMASYQSPFDRAVAAGSVASPNFAAVDDIENPTEVTAGHALFQQECAGCHRTVAQAANETHNIGLPRIDADGDGELDSDDGAGDQQFKVPSLRNIAMRGRFMHDGRFQTLAEVVEFYSSGVTNNGDRLGVGLRVGGFGFSETEKAALVAFLESLTDEEFLMSELFSNPLVALDGDYDGSGVVDDDDRLAWAAQFGLGEEDVSGPLMADGNGDGVVDAADYSIWRDNLGTRWDDAVAALAQAVPEPSTWLLAMLALATPRRRARREPLALYSPNSSV
- the hisB gene encoding Imidazoleglycerol-phosphate dehydratase: MTRTATIHRQTRETDIRLEVDLDGSGKSDLDTGVGFLDHMLELLTKHACLDLTVKADGDLQVDQHHTVEDIGICLGQAVREALGDKAGIRRYGSMTLPMDETLVTAAVDLGGRYAFEWRVEIPTEKIGQFDSELVEHFWQSFAANALANVHVLAHYGRNSHHLAEAVFKACGRAIRAATESDPRMVGAPSTKGSL
- the glnB_2 gene encoding Nitrogen regulatory protein P-II, which translates into the protein MKLIIAIIQPSKLEDVKSALAEVEVVRLTILDVQGFGRQKGQTEQYRGADISVSLLRKVQLQIAVNEEFVEPTINAIIQGGRSGDSGEIGDGKIFVLPMDDCVRIRTGERGDEAI